A window from bacterium encodes these proteins:
- a CDS encoding MFS transporter, with amino-acid sequence MTAPTTATPAHGPGQDKFTRAFWIANVVELFERAAWYGVFVVITLYLSRVLGYSDVEAATVSGVLSAGLYFLPTFSGAYADRIGFRNALLLAFGLLTVGYGGMWVLPTMLQSAGLATYGETVTFTGLEATSYKWLFIPIMLVVMVGGSFIKSVITGTVAKETTEANRARGYSIFYAMVNVGAFSGKTIVKPLRHSMGDEGLVVLNLFAAGMTLLAFVMVFLFYRNRSTAGEGKTMAELWRALLAVLSRGRLVVLILIITGFWMVQHQLYASMPKYVLRMAGEGQSPSWIANVNPLVVFTTVNLVTRWFARRTALTSMTVGMFIMPVSALCMAAGNMFHGAEIFGFNAIVAMMIVGIAFQGFAECFISPRYLEYFSLQAPKGEEGLYLGFSHLHSFISSLLGFVTSGFLLEKFVPDPKLLSAADQAQRLASLEGRGPMPEAYAHAHYLWFVFVAIALVSAVALIIYGRMTPTVAAQGEGA; translated from the coding sequence ATGACCGCTCCCACGACGGCCACCCCCGCCCACGGGCCCGGCCAGGACAAGTTCACCCGCGCCTTCTGGATCGCCAACGTCGTCGAGCTCTTCGAGCGCGCGGCGTGGTACGGCGTCTTCGTCGTCATCACCCTGTACCTGAGCCGCGTGCTCGGCTACAGCGACGTCGAGGCGGCCACCGTCAGCGGCGTGCTCTCGGCGGGGCTCTACTTCCTGCCCACCTTCAGCGGCGCCTACGCCGACCGCATCGGCTTCCGCAACGCCCTGCTGCTCGCCTTCGGCCTGCTGACCGTCGGCTACGGCGGCATGTGGGTGCTGCCCACCATGCTGCAGTCGGCCGGACTGGCCACCTACGGCGAGACCGTCACCTTCACCGGGCTCGAGGCCACGTCCTACAAGTGGCTCTTCATCCCGATCATGCTGGTCGTCATGGTGGGCGGGTCGTTCATCAAGTCGGTCATCACCGGCACCGTGGCCAAGGAGACCACCGAGGCCAACCGCGCCCGGGGCTACTCCATCTTCTACGCCATGGTGAACGTGGGCGCCTTCAGCGGGAAGACCATCGTCAAGCCCCTGCGCCACAGCATGGGCGACGAGGGCCTCGTGGTGCTGAACCTCTTCGCGGCGGGCATGACCCTGCTGGCCTTCGTCATGGTCTTCCTCTTCTACCGCAACCGCTCCACCGCCGGCGAGGGCAAGACCATGGCCGAGCTGTGGCGCGCCCTGCTCGCGGTGCTCAGCCGCGGCCGCCTGGTGGTGCTCATCCTCATCATCACCGGCTTCTGGATGGTGCAGCACCAGCTCTACGCGTCGATGCCCAAGTACGTGCTGCGCATGGCCGGCGAGGGCCAGTCGCCGTCGTGGATCGCCAACGTGAACCCGCTGGTCGTCTTCACGACCGTGAACCTGGTGACGCGGTGGTTCGCCAGGCGCACCGCGCTGACGTCCATGACGGTGGGCATGTTCATCATGCCCGTCTCGGCGCTCTGCATGGCCGCCGGGAACATGTTCCACGGCGCGGAGATCTTCGGCTTCAATGCGATCGTGGCCATGATGATCGTCGGCATCGCCTTCCAGGGCTTCGCCGAGTGCTTCATCTCGCCGCGCTACCTGGAGTACTTCTCCCTGCAGGCGCCCAAGGGCGAAGAGGGGCTGTACCTCGGCTTCAGCCACCTGCACTCGTTCATCTCGTCGCTGCTGGGCTTCGTGACCTCGGGCTTCCTGCTCGAGAAGTTCGTGCCCGACCCGAAGCTGCTCTCGGCCGCCGACCAGGCCCAGCGCCTGGCCTCGCTCGAGGGCCGGGGCCCCATGCCCGAGGCCTACGCCCACGCCCACTACCTGTGGTTCGTCTTCGTGGCGATCGCCCTGGTGTCGGCCGTGGCGCTGATCATCTACGGCCGGATGACGCCGACGGTGGCGGCGCAGGGCGAGGGCGCCTGA